TCAAGCAAAAGCTATTCTTTTAGAAGAAAAAGCAAAACTTCAACAAGAAGGCGTACAAGTTTCGGAAGACATCGAAGTAGGGATGATGGTAGAGATTCCTTCTTCAGCGGTAATCGCAGATTTATTTGCTAAAGAAGTAGATTTCTTCTCTATCGGAACAAACGATTTAATTCAATACACGCTTGCTGCTGACCGCATGAATGAGCGCGTGTCTTATTTATATCAACCGTATAACCCAGCGATTCTTCGCTTAGTGAATATGGTAATCAAAGCGGCTCACAAAGAAGGTAAGTGGGTAGGCATGTGCGGAGAGATGGCAGGAGATGAGATTGCCATTCCAATTCTTTTAGGCTTAGGCTTAGATGAATTCTCAATGAGTGCAACATCTATTCTGAAAGCTCGTTCTCAAATCCGTCAATTATCAAAAGCTGATATCGAACCTCATTTAGATACAATTCTATCAATGTCTTCTACGGAAGAAGTTATTGAGTTCGTAAAATCAACTTTTCATATTGGATAATAAAAAGGTGTGATCATATATGATCACACCTTTTTTATCTTTTAAGCGAAAATAGTAGGCAGAAGCATATTCGCAAACAGCATTGTAAGAAGTGCTGCTACGATCATGCCAAGGCTAGAAAAAGTACCTTCAATTTTTCCAAATTCAAAAGCTCTTGCTGTACCTGTCCCATGGGAAGCTACTCCTAAAAGAAGACCTCTTGCTAGGGAAGAGTGCAGTGCGAGGAGCTTAATGAGTTTTGGAGCGACTATACATCCCACTACACCGGTTATAATCACAAACATAATGGTAATATTCGGATCTCCTCCTAGCGTCTGAGATACATTAACAGCAATAGGAATCGTAACCGATCTTGGAATCAAGCTATGAACCAGCGTTGATTGTAAATGAAACACTAATGCTAACAGCATGGAAGATATCATGGCAGCAAACGTGCCGAGCCCTACGCTTAAGCTGATTTCAACACGATGTTTTTTGAGTAAATCAAAATACTTAAACATAGGAACAGCAAAAGCAACGGTTGCTGGTCCAAGCATAAAGCTAATAGCACTGGCGCCTTGCTTATAATGATCATAAGAGCCATTCGTTACTAATAAGATGCCAATTAAAAGAATGGGGGCTAGTAAAATAGGGGAAACTAGCATAGACTTATATTTTTTATAGAGCACTTTTGTGCCGACATAAACGAGCAGTGTAAGCGGAAGAGCAATCCATGTGAGTAATGTCATTTTAGCGAACCTTCCTTTCTTCTTGAAATATGTTCTGCAATGATTCCCGTTACAGACATCACAATAATCGTACTGATTGTGATAATAATCACAATCTGGATTCCAAAATGCATCAATACATCTCCATAATTGATGAGTCCAACGACGGCTGGTATGAAAAATAATAATAGTTCTCCCA
The genomic region above belongs to Priestia megaterium and contains:
- a CDS encoding LrgB family protein — encoded protein: MTLLTWIALPLTLLVYVGTKVLYKKYKSMLVSPILLAPILLIGILLVTNGSYDHYKQGASAISFMLGPATVAFAVPMFKYFDLLKKHRVEISLSVGLGTFAAMISSMLLALVFHLQSTLVHSLIPRSVTIPIAVNVSQTLGGDPNITIMFVIITGVVGCIVAPKLIKLLALHSSLARGLLLGVASHGTGTARAFEFGKIEGTFSSLGMIVAALLTMLFANMLLPTIFA